Proteins from a genomic interval of Shewanella seohaensis:
- the rnhB gene encoding ribonuclease HII — protein sequence MAVFKTLTDADMAIFSTGLVAGVDEVGRGPLVGDVVTAAVILDPNRPIVGLNDSKKLTEKRREALFDEICEKALSYHVGRATPSEIDELNILHATMLAMQRAVAGLARAPELVLVDGNRSPAFTHQGLSLTSHSIVKGDGLIASISAASIIAKVTRDREMDALDAAYPQYGFAKHKGYPTKAHFDAIAEHGVFDQYRKSFKPVKALLER from the coding sequence ATGGCGGTATTTAAGACGTTAACCGACGCCGATATGGCCATCTTCTCAACAGGTTTAGTGGCGGGCGTGGATGAAGTCGGCCGTGGCCCTCTGGTTGGCGATGTAGTCACCGCTGCGGTGATCCTCGATCCCAATCGCCCCATTGTTGGTTTAAATGACTCCAAAAAGCTCACCGAGAAGCGCCGCGAGGCCTTGTTCGATGAGATTTGTGAAAAAGCCTTAAGCTATCATGTGGGGCGGGCAACACCTTCGGAAATCGATGAGCTGAATATCCTGCATGCCACTATGCTGGCGATGCAGCGCGCGGTTGCAGGGCTTGCTCGTGCGCCCGAGTTAGTTTTAGTCGATGGTAATCGCAGTCCGGCGTTTACGCACCAAGGGCTGTCTCTGACTAGTCATAGCATAGTCAAAGGTGATGGCCTGATTGCGAGTATCAGTGCGGCGTCGATTATTGCCAAAGTCACCCGCGATCGGGAGATGGATGCCCTCGATGCCGCTTATCCCCAGTATGGATTTGCCAAGCATAAGGGCTATCCGACTAAGGCGCATTTTGACGCCATTGCCGAGCACGGTGTGTTCGACCAATATCGTAAAAGTTTCAAACCCGTCAAGGCATTACTGGAGCGATAA